From one Macaca nemestrina isolate mMacNem1 chromosome 3, mMacNem.hap1, whole genome shotgun sequence genomic stretch:
- the LOC105463475 gene encoding coatomer subunit beta'-like encodes MRSRTQPNEERNVMEEAKKGFQPSSSTAQQELDGKPASPTPVIVASHTANKEEKSLLELEVDLDNLELEDIDITDINLDEDILDD; translated from the exons CCAAATGAAGAGAGAAACGTCATGGAAGAGGCAAAAAAAGGCTTTCAGCCCTCAAGCTCTACAGCTCAACAG GAACTTGATGGGAAACCTGCTTCTCCTACTCCAGTTATTGTGGCCTCCCACACAgccaacaaagaagaaaag AGTTTACTCGAACTAGAAGTAGATTTGGATAATTTGGAATTAGAAGATATTGACATAACAGATATCAATCTGGATGAAGATATTTTGGATGATTGA